The following DNA comes from Candidatus Neomarinimicrobiota bacterium.
AGGCAAAGATGATGAAGGCCTGGACCTTTATTCTTGAGGAAATTCTTCACGGGGGAGTCATTCCCATGCCCGGTCAGAAGTTCCACTTTCCCCTGACCCGTGTCGTAAATTCCAATCGTTACGCCTTCAGATTCCACCACTTCGGTCGATCGATGGGGAATGCCGAGAACGTCCCTCCAGAAAGGCGCAGTTTCCTCAAGTGAATCGGTGGCAATGGCCACGTGCTCAATACTCAGAATCTTCATCGGTTTCTCCCTCAAGTCAAGTTATGTGACGGTCCTCCTCAATTCGACTCCCAGACCCGGTATGGAGGGCAGCAAGAGCTTTCCCTCTTCAACGTTAACACCTTCATAAGGATCGTTCTCGATCAAAAGGTTACCGTCCAGATCTGCGTAGTCCACAAGAGGAGAAAGATGGGCTGCGGCCGTCGTGGCAATGGAGGTTTCAACCATACATCCCAGCATGACCTCAAGATTCATCTCTCTGGCGATTTCGATCATGCGGGATGCCTCCCGAAGGCCCCCACACTTCATAAGTTTGATATTGACGCCATGAAAGGCGTCTGCGATGATGGGGATGTCCCTGGAATCCAGACAGTTCTCATCCGCGATGATCTTCAAGGGTGATCCTTCCTTCAATATCGAAGTTTCGTCGAGTTTTCCAGCGGGAAGGGGCTGCTCGACGAATTCGACATTTTTCGTGGAGAGCCAGTCACACATTCTCTGTGCTTCGTCGAGACTCCATCCCTCGTTGGCGTCAACCCGAATAAGCTTGTCTGTGGACATCCGAACTGTCTCTATTATCTTTTCATCTCGGTCGCTTCCAAGCTTCACCTTCAGTATGGGAAAGGGAGCCGCTTCCTCCACCTTCTGGCGGATTAGGTCGATCCTGTCAATGCCGATGGTGAACGATGTTAAAGGAGTGTTCTGCGGCCTGCCGCCAAATCGGGAGCAAAGCGGGATTCCTTCGATTTTTCCCCAGAGATCATGGGCCGCCACATCGAAAGCAGCCTCCAGCGCTTTCACTCCCCGGCATTTTGGCAGAAGCAGATCGAGCATGCCATCGAGGGTATCCGGCTCATCCACCCTTCCCAGAGTGAGTTCTTTCAAAACCTCCATGAAGCGTTCGAACGGCTCATGGTATCTGTCGGACGGCACGGCCTCTCCCACCCCCGTAATGCCATTCCTTGTGAGAAAGATGAAGACGATGTCATAGAAGTCTGTGGAGCTCCGGGAAATCGTGAAAGGATGGCGAAGGTGAATCCTGTAGGTGGAATAATGAAAATCCATTGAACAAATGTAGTGATGAGTTCCTGAGAAAGTCCAGACTGGTCAGATTGCTGGATGGGGGTAAAATCTAGTGGCGATTGTCGAATCTGAAATAGTACCCCAGGGACTATCATCCCACACTCCCGTCAACCAGACACATTCTCGTCGTGGGATCATTTGGAGCGTCGTTTTGTTCCGTACTTTGTGCCAACAGAATCGGGAAAAGTGAGAAGAGAATCAGGTTCGTGACTCAAGTGTGGGGCGTACGTTGTGCCCATTCAAATCCGATCAACTACTGAGTACAATAAAACTACAAATTGGTACATGTTTTACGCAGGGAGATCCTCTGAGAACTCAAGAATCTTTGCTGCGACGGTCTCGCCGCCAAACCGGAAAAAATCAGCGGCGGGAATACCATAGTCTCTTGCGTATGTTTTGACGGTCTCCATGGCCAACGTCTCTGTCATATTCTGCGTGATCAAGCTCACCCCGACGAACCGGGACGGCTTAAACGGCATGGTGAGTTTGAGATAGAGATCCATTATTTCACCAGCGGGAAACATGGGGTGACCGAACGAATCAGTAACCCGGCCCGGTTCATGGCAGAGCACCATCAGATCTGGCATGGTCCCGTGCAAAAGACCGAGGGTGACCCCTGAGTACGCCTGGTGAGTCAGGCTGCCCTGACCTTCCACGATAGCAAAATCGTTCTCTTTCACCGCTTTATCGATTTCGGCCTCCACAACTCCGGAAATGAAATCACCCTTCACGGCATCCACGGCTACCCCATAACCACCCAAGAGTAGACCAGTCTGACCCGTGCCAACAAAACCGACGCGCTTTCCCCTCTTTTCCAGAAGTTCTTTGATCTCCCAGGCGGTGGTCATCTTTCCCGTGTTGCAGTCGGTACCTACGGTCATCAAAACGGGTTTTTCGCGGTTTTGCCACGATCCCTCCAGGAACGGCAAGATGTCTGGGGGTCTCCTCAGGTCCACAATCGTTACTCCGTGCCGGGAGGCGAGTGATGAGAATTCGGGATCGTCAGAAAGATAACGGTGCAGGCCGCTTATGATATCCAGGTTACTCTTGATGGCAAATGTGATCCATCCCCTCCAGGCTGCTGGGAGTTCACCCCCCGGTGGAGCGATCCCGATCAACAGGGTGTTGGGCGAGTATGCTAACGCTTCGCGGATATCCGGCACGATGGGTGCGTCACTCCCCCATCCGAGCACCTCCCGTGCAGTCATGCCGGCCGTGTAGGAATCGATGACACAAACGGCTTCTTCGGGACGATAACGAAGAATCGCATTCCCCGTCTTTGAGGTAACGTAATCAAAGTTGCCGTCGGCCAGGATTGCATACCGTCTCACCGGAATTTAGCCGTTCCGTAGTTTCACGACAGCCCGGAAACTTTTCTTCACTCCGTGGGACACGGGGAACCACCACGGTTCTTTCTTCAGTCCTAACCGATCCTCACACACCGATTTGATCTGGGCAAAACCACGAATGCCTTCGATGCCCTGGAGGCGGCCTATGCCGCTCACACCTACTCCCCCGAATGGCAACTCCGCACAGAGATAATTCGACAGAGCATCATTGATGCAAACGTTTCCTGCCTTAATATTTCCTGCCATCATCCGTGCCTTTCGCATATCATTCGTGAAGATGGAAGCGTTCAATCCATAGTCCAGCGAATTCGCTCTCTCAAGGGCCTCGTGGGCGCCCCTGACTGTGCTGATCGCTATGACCGGGCCGAATGTCTCATAACGCATGAGGTCCATGGATTCATCCACATCAACGGCGATCACGGGCCCCATATAGACTCCATCAAGCTTCTTGACGGAATCTCCGCCAACGAGGAACGTGGCTCCCTTTTCGCTGGCATCGGCAAGCTGCGATCTCACTTTTTCGGCCTGGAACCCGGTCGTCATGGCTCCCAGATCGGTTTCGGCCTCACCGGGTCCCCATCTCACTTCCTGTGCGAGCTCTTTCACCCGGCCTATGAAAGGTTCCGCCACTGATTCTTCCACGTACACCCTCTCAACGGAAATGCAGGTTTGACCGGCATTGTGAAAACCGCCCCACACGGTGGCCCTTGCAGCCCGTTCAATGTCCGCATCCTCCAGCACAATGAGCGAATCCTTCCCTCCAAGCTCGAGAATAGCAGGTTTGAGTTGTTCTGCACACGCCACGCCAATCTTCCGGCCCACTTCCACGCTTCCAGTGAAACATATGAGGTCCACACGCGGGGACCTGACCACCTTTTCGCCCACCTCTCCAGCTCCCACAACCACCTGAAAAATGTCCCCTGGAAAGCCTGACTCATCGAATATTTCCTTCAATTTGAGGGCGGTAAGGGGAGTAAACTCCGATGGCTTGAGCAGGACGCCATTGCCCACGATAAGTGCCTGCACGGCCGGACCGGCGAGGAGTATCAGGGGATAGTTCCATGGAGAAATGATACCCGCTACGCCGTAAGGATGGTAGTGCACATACCCTCGTTTCGTCCTTAATAAGCCGATCCTCCTCCTTTCCCGGGAGAGTGCGGATGGACCGCTTCTCGATACGAACCGCATCATTTCAGAAGTGGTCATGATCTCTATAATTCCCTCGAACTCGGTCTTGCCGGTTTCGCTCCTCACGACGTCCATCATTTCATCCATTCTGGAGACGAGATGTTTACGGGCACCCGTGATGGCCCGCGCCCGTTCCCTGAGACCCATTTCTTGCCACTGTTCCAGCCCTCCCCTGATGACATCAACCTTTGACT
Coding sequences within:
- the mce gene encoding methylmalonyl-CoA epimerase, with the translated sequence MKILSIEHVAIATDSLEETAPFWRDVLGIPHRSTEVVESEGVTIGIYDTGQGKVELLTGHGNDSPVKNFLKNKGPGLHHLCLGVEDIESAIKELQEMGIRLVAERPRTGSGGYRYTFIHPESTGGVLVELCELS
- a CDS encoding DUF1611 domain-containing protein; the protein is MRRYAILADGNFDYVTSKTGNAILRYRPEEAVCVIDSYTAGMTAREVLGWGSDAPIVPDIREALAYSPNTLLIGIAPPGGELPAAWRGWITFAIKSNLDIISGLHRYLSDDPEFSSLASRHGVTIVDLRRPPDILPFLEGSWQNREKPVLMTVGTDCNTGKMTTAWEIKELLEKRGKRVGFVGTGQTGLLLGGYGVAVDAVKGDFISGVVEAEIDKAVKENDFAIVEGQGSLTHQAYSGVTLGLLHGTMPDLMVLCHEPGRVTDSFGHPMFPAGEIMDLYLKLTMPFKPSRFVGVSLITQNMTETLAMETVKTYARDYGIPAADFFRFGGETVAAKILEFSEDLPA
- a CDS encoding aldehyde dehydrogenase family protein; the encoded protein is MTLSCVNPVTNELLATLPEATDEEIESKVDVIRGGLEQWQEMGLRERARAITGARKHLVSRMDEMMDVVRSETGKTEFEGIIEIMTTSEMMRFVSRSGPSALSRERRRIGLLRTKRGYVHYHPYGVAGIISPWNYPLILLAGPAVQALIVGNGVLLKPSEFTPLTALKLKEIFDESGFPGDIFQVVVGAGEVGEKVVRSPRVDLICFTGSVEVGRKIGVACAEQLKPAILELGGKDSLIVLEDADIERAARATVWGGFHNAGQTCISVERVYVEESVAEPFIGRVKELAQEVRWGPGEAETDLGAMTTGFQAEKVRSQLADASEKGATFLVGGDSVKKLDGVYMGPVIAVDVDESMDLMRYETFGPVIAISTVRGAHEALERANSLDYGLNASIFTNDMRKARMMAGNIKAGNVCINDALSNYLCAELPFGGVGVSGIGRLQGIEGIRGFAQIKSVCEDRLGLKKEPWWFPVSHGVKKSFRAVVKLRNG
- a CDS encoding dipeptide epimerase — encoded protein: MDFHYSTYRIHLRHPFTISRSSTDFYDIVFIFLTRNGITGVGEAVPSDRYHEPFERFMEVLKELTLGRVDEPDTLDGMLDLLLPKCRGVKALEAAFDVAAHDLWGKIEGIPLCSRFGGRPQNTPLTSFTIGIDRIDLIRQKVEEAAPFPILKVKLGSDRDEKIIETVRMSTDKLIRVDANEGWSLDEAQRMCDWLSTKNVEFVEQPLPAGKLDETSILKEGSPLKIIADENCLDSRDIPIIADAFHGVNIKLMKCGGLREASRMIEIAREMNLEVMLGCMVETSIATTAAAHLSPLVDYADLDGNLLIENDPYEGVNVEEGKLLLPSIPGLGVELRRTVT